The following nucleotide sequence is from Chloracidobacterium validum.
CCCGATTCCAGGCTTCGCGTATCGCGCTCGTCGCAACCGTGAGTATGGCGGTGACGCCATGCGCCTGCGCCAGATCGGTGAATCGGCGCAAGGTCGCTACTGCCGCTTTGATTTTTTCGTCTGTGAGGTGGTGCGTTTCAGTCAACCCTGCCGCTAGTCGAACGGTGTCTTTTTCGCGCTCGATAACACGCAGTCGCTCACCTGTCCGCGCTTCAGCGACAATGAGGTGAATTGAGTTAGAGCCAATGTCTATCGCGGCGACGCGGTGAATCGCTGGACCCGGCCTGGGTGAATGACTTTGACGGGCAGCCGCAGACAACGCTGAATTCCAAAAACACTAGATAAGGATAACTGTTGCTTCGGGAACGACGAAACCAAGCTACGACAAACGAGTGTGGCGAGGCTAGCAAAAAAAAAGCCGTGACTCAAGCAACTGACGCCGCCCAAAGACGGTGCGAAAGTGGGGCGATTCATCCTACTGACGCCGAACCAATCCGCTTGAACACCCAAGCCGTTTGGCAACCACTTTCGCCTTATGGAGGAATGCTAACCCATGTTTTCCCACCATTACCATTTTGGACAACGACTGGCCAGCGTTTTTTTTGCGCCAGCGCTGGCGCTGGCCTTCGTACAACCGGTCGCCGTTGCCCAGTCCCCAAAGCCGGCGCGTCCATCGCCGATGAAGCCCGCTGGCAACCAACCCGCAGTAAGCGTGCCTGAGCAAGCCACTGAGGAAAAAACCTGGACCAACGAAGAGCTTCAAGCCGATCCTGACATGGCACTCAAGGTTTTGATGGAAGGCAATGGCCGCTTTGCTGCGGGCAAAACTATCCACCCGCGCCAGGATATTGCGCGCATCCGTGAGACGGCCAAAGGGCAAAAGCCATTTGCCATTATTGTGGGCTGCTCTGATTCACGAGTTCCCAACGAGATCGTTTTTGACCAGGGCCTGGGTGACTTGTTTATTGTCCGAACGGCCGGTCAAGTCTCAACCTACTCTTCCTGGGGAAGCATCGAGTTTGCAGAGGAGGTCCTTGGGGCAAAGCTCATTTTCGTGCTGGGACACACCAAGTGCGGTGCCGTGCAGGCAGCCGTTCAGGTTCCCGAAGTCCCTGGGCACATCGTGACGCTCATCAATGACATCAAGCCAGCCGCCCAAAGGGTCAAGGGGCAGCCTGGGGATGAGGTTCAAAATGCCATTCGTGAAAATGTCCGCATGCAAGTCGAAAAGCTCAAAGGGCTTGAGCCGGTGCTGGCCAAGCGGGTTCGGGAAGGCAAGCTCAAGGTCGTCGGTGGCGTTTACGACATTGAGACCGGTCTTGTCACGCTCGTTGAATAGTTAGTCCAGTGGGTTGGCACGGCTGAAGACGATGCCAACCTTACCTCCACTCTTTACCTAGAAAACCAAGCATAGAGGAGTCACATGAACGCTACACAAGCCATGTTTCTGAGCTTGTTATCACCAATGGTGTTGGCTTTCATCCTTGGTGTCATTGCCACCCGTGTCAAAAGCGATCTGAAGTTCCCAGAGGAGTTATACACGGCACTGACAATCTACTTACTTGTCGCCATCGGGTTGAAAGGTGGTTACAAGCTCTCCATCAGCAACCTGGATGATTTTTGGCGGCCAGGGCTAGCTGCGATTGCGCTAGGCGTTGTGATACCAATCGTGGCTTACCACATCCTACGCCAGTTTGGAAAATTCGACATTTGGAATGCGGCTGCGATTGCCGCCCACTATGGTTCGGTTTCAGCCGTGACCTTTGGTGAAGCCATCGCTTTCCACGATACGCTCAAAGAAGAAGCGCTTCGGATGGCCATCGAAGCTGGTACGGTTGCGGCTGGAACTGCCGCGGATGCCCCGGCGGCGCTGGGACTCTACAAGGCTCAGGGGTTGAACTACGAAGGCTTCCTGCCCTCACTTCTGACCATCATGGAGGTTCCGGCCATCTTGGTCGCGATCATTATCGCCCGCTTGCAAGGGAAGGACGCGGCGCTGGCTTCGGATGACAACGCCACGATGGGCGACGTCCTGCGCGAGTTGCTGGCCGGAAAGAGTACCTTACTGCTCGTTGGCTTTCTGGTGATTGGTTACGCATCAGGCAAGCGTGGTTGGGATCAGGTCGCTCCGTGGTTTGATGCCCCATTTCGTGGGATACTGACCCTGTTTTTGCTTGAAGCCGGGCTGGTAACAGGACGCCGGTTAGGTGATTTGAAAAAGGTCGGAATGTTTTTGGTAGGGTTCGGCATCCTGATGCCGATTGCAAGCGCCCTGGCCGGTATCCTGACGGGCAAAGCGGCTGGGTTGACCATGGCTGGGGCGACAGTTCTAGGGGTTTTGGCTGCTAGCGCCTCTTACATTGCCGCACCTGCTGCCTGCCGAGTGGCACTGCCGAAAGCGAGTCCGACGTATTACCTGACCGCCTCGCTGGCGATTACGTTTCCGTTCAACATCATCATTGGGCTACCGCTCTATCACTTCCTTGCCGTCAAAATTTATGGACTCTAGGTCCTCAGGAGGAGCATCACGATGCAGAAGTCTGAGATGAAACTCGTGGTCATTATTGCTGAAGATGAGCTTGAGCCACGGCTGACAAAAGAAATTCTCAACTTGGGCGCGCGGGGGTATAGCGCCAGCCGAGTTCGTGGTGAGGGGTGGCATGGCGCGCGGAAGAGTGAGTGGGAAGGTGAGAACGTTCGGATTGAAACCATCGTCTCTGATCCCGTGGCCGACGCCATCCTGGCGCGGGTCGCCGAACGCTACATGCCTCACTTCGCCGTGGTGGTCTATGTGCAAAGCGTGAACATTCTGCGGGTGGAAAAGTTTACCTAGCGCAAAGCAATCAAGCCACTGTCAACCATCACAGCACGCTTTTCGGCGCACCTTTTGACTTGCTTTCCAACCGAAACTAGAATGATGAAAAGCTGGAAACTAACTAACTTTTCAATCCAATACTATTCTTTGGTTCAGAGAAAGCGATTGCATGGCGTCCAATGATCCCCGGAGTAGTTCCTCCGGGTCGCACATGATTCATGCGCCCTCAAATCGAGGTCGCATTGCCATCTTCATTGACGGCAACAACCTATTCCACGCCGCCCGCTCGGCCGGCGTCGAAATAGACTATGCCAAATTACTGACACACCTCCGGGGTGAGGATCCGCTTCTGAGGGCTTTTTTCTACACTGGTGTTGACCAGCAGGCCGAACGCCAGCAAGGCTTTTTGCTTTGGATGCGCCGGAATGGGTACCGGGTCGTGCAGAAAGAACTCAAGACCTTCCCCGACGGAACGAAGAAAGCTAACCTGGATGTTGAAATTGCTGTGGATATGCTGTCGCTGGCTGACAAGTACGACACGGCTATCCTCGTCAGTGGCGACGAAGATTTTACCTATGCCTTGAATGTCATTGCCTACAAGGGCGTAAGGGTTGAAGTCGCGGGTTTTCGGGCGAATACCTCACCACGGTTGATTGACGTTGCCGACCGCTTTCACGAGCTGGACGGCATCGTTGCCGATATTAGCAAGTCACCAAGCAAGCGCGACTCACAACAAACGGAAGCCCTGCGCCTCAGCGGAGAATGGTCGCTTACCCCAGACTTGCCCAGGGCTGAAACCGGACCTGAGCCCGGCAAGGAAGACGGTGGCTCGCACGATGGACAGGAACTGGACGCTCCGCTTGTCGAGCAACCAGACCAACCTTGTCCAGCGGTTGACGCGCCGGAGTTGCTGGCTAGTCTGCCTCAGTCACCAGCGGGCGACCCGGTGCCGAAACCTGAGTCACCCCTGATCACCGATGACAACGTCATTGTGGCCACGCTGCAATCAGGCGAGCATCCCATGATTCCAGATGAGACTTGGGAAGCTTCCGAGCTGGTAGAACAAGAAAGCGCGCCCGGTGGCAACGTGAGTCCTGACATAGGCGACCTACCCCCGTCGGAGCATCCCTAAAAGCACTCGCCACGGCTCGTTTCACTGTTGCCATCAAATTTCGGCTTTCAGTCTGGCAGTTGGGTTCCTGTAAGCACGAACGGGCCGAGGTGCGGACCGGGCTGGTTGAGGCAGGTTTCGAGCGCCAGTTTGAGCATTGGGCGAACATCTTCCGGCGCAAGAACTGCGTCACAGAAACCACGCGCGGCGGCAAACTTTGCATCGAGCTGGGCCTCATAGGTGGCCCGCACCTTGTCCATTTCGGATTGAAGGGCTGCATCGGGCGATTGTCCCGCTGCCTTGAGCTTTTCTAGTTGCGCTGAAAAAAGCGCCATGACGGCCGACTCACCTTCCATGACACCCATGCGTCCGGTGGGGAGCGAGAAAATAAAGTTTGGATCAAAACCCTGGCCAGCCATGGCGTAGTAGCCTGCGCCAGATGCGTGGTTGACTGTCAGCACCAGTTTCGGCACGGTAGCCGTTGCCATCGCCTCCACGAAGTGCGCACCGGCGCGAATGATCCCTGACTGCTCGGCCTCCACGCCGACCATAAAGCCCGATACGTCCTGCACAAACAGTAGTGGTCGGCGGTGGCGGTTGCACGTCTCGATGAAGTAAGCCGCTTTTTCGGCGCTTTCCCGGTAAACGATACCGCCAAAGCGCGGCGGCGCGGCGCCGGATGATTTGATGAGTCCGCGTCGGTTGGCAAGCAATCCGACTGGAATGCCTTCGATTCGCGCCTGAGCGCAAATCATCTCGCGGGCATGGTCGGGCTGAAACTCGTCAAAGGAATCAGCGTCGAGCAAGGTGTCAAGGAAGGCTTCGGCTTCGTAAGGTAAACGATGGTCAACCGGCAGAAGCTGATAGGCTTCGCGTGGGTCGCGCTGAGGTGGACGGGCTTCGCCAACAGCAACCACGCGCGGCGGGGGGGGTGGGAGTTCAGCCACCAGCCGCCGCAGCCGCGCCAGGCAGGCCCGATCATCCGGCTCACGATAATGGGCAACCCCTGAAACTTCGGTGTGCATCCGCGCTCCGCCCAAAGCCTCTGGATCGGAGCTTTGCCCGGTTGCTCCGCGCACAAGGTTGACGCCGCCCAGTCCCATAAAGCTCGTTCCCTCGACCATCACGATGACATCTGACAACGCCGGAAGATAAGCGCCACCGGCAATGCATTGACCCATGACCGCTGCCAGTTGGGGAATGCGCAAATGTCGTCGCATGAGCGAGTTGTAATAAAACAACCGCGCCGCGCCGTACTGTCCTGGAAAGACGCCACCCTGATAGGGCAAGTTTACCCCGGCAGAGTCCACGAGATAGACAATCGGCGTCCGGCAGCGCATGGCGATTTCCTGCGCCCGTAGCATTTTCGTGATGGTTTCAGGAAACCAGGCTCCGGCCTTGACGGTTGGATCATTGGCCACGACGACGATTTCCCGTCCATGGCAGCGGCCGATGCCGGTGACGACGCCGGCCGCCGGCGCTTGTCCATCGTACTGGTCGTAGGCGACGAGCAAACCGATTTCAAGGAACGGAGAATCGGGATCGAGCAAAGCGGCCACCCGCTCACGCGCTGTCAATCTGCCTTGCGCATGCAGGCGTTCGATTTTGGCTTCGCCGCCACCCAGCCGCAGCCGCGCCTCGAGTTCCCAAAGTTCCGCCGTCAGGGCTTCAAGCGTTTGAGACATGTTAGCTTAGCGGCACTCGCCGGCAATTTCGTGGTAGCGGTCATGGAGCTTGTTGAGCGCCTGCTTGATGGCTTCGTCATCGGCTTGTTGCGCCACGAGTTTTGCCACTTCGGCCGCCTCGCGTTCCAGCTTGGCCAGCAATGGACGCAGCTTGGCTGCTTCATAGCCTTTGGGCGGCTTTGAACGTGACCACAGCCGCGCTTTGCGCGCCATTTCGTCGGCGCGTTTGCGTACGGGGGCAAAGTCGCCATCTTCCATGGGGTGGAAGGTTCCAGCCAGGACGGAATGAAACTCTTCCTGAGCTTTCCAGGGGGCTTTGGGTTTTGGAGCCACGCCGGTTGTAGGTTCTTGCGCGTTGCCGCGCTCGGTCAGCGCCAATCCGGCGCCACCCAGCAGGAGCGTCAGTCCAACGAAGCCCGCCAGAGCGTTATGCATGCGAATCATGGTTCTATGACTCCTTGAGAAAAATATCCCTGACCGGCTTAGTCGGTTGTCTGCCGGGCCAGGTAGTTGAAAAACTGTTCGCGCCAGGCAACTTCCTGAAAGCAGCCACGCAGCACCGTGCTTTCCACGCGGCCGGTGGCGCGCGCGCCGCGCATTTCCATGCACATCTGCCGCGCAATCAGGCAAACCGCGATGCCACGTGGGTGACAGGCTCGCTCCAGCGCCGTGGCAACGTCAGCCGCGAGGCGTTCCTGGAGCTGCGGGCGGCGCGCCGCATAGTCGAGCAGCTTGGCCGGCGCGCCAATGCCAATGCCCAACGCATCAGGGACGTAGGCAATGTGCGCCACGCCAAAAAACGGCGTCAAATGGTGGGCGCACATCGAATGAAAAGATAGCTTACCGACTGCGACGAACTGTCCGGCGAGTTCCTGGGCCGGGAACGTTGAAATTTCCGGACAAGGCTGGTCCGCAATGAAGGGGGCGAAAAACTCCGCCCAGAAGTCCGTAACGTTTTCCGCTGTGTGTTCAAGATGCACGTCACGGTCAGGCGTCAGCCGAAGCGAGTTCAGGAGCTGCCGCATGGCGCGGGCCGCTGTCAGCAAGTCAGGTTCACGGATGATTTCAGGCTTGGTTTGCTCGTCGTCGTTCGGCATGCTATGTCCCACCCAGCGCGGATGGCAACGAACACGCTATCACAACTCTACTTCGTTGCGCTTGAATGATAACCATCATGAATCACGTTCGCATTGCTGATTTGGCAGCTTGTCTTGGACAAGAAATCACGATCAAAGGTTGGCTCTACAACGCACGGTCGAGTGGCAAGCTCTTGTTTCTCGAAGTTCGGGATGGCTCTGGCATCGTCCAGGCGGTGGTGGCTAAAAACGCCGTTTCTGAAGAAGTTTGGAATCAGGCGGCCGCGCTCACTCAGGAGTCTTCCGTGATGGTCACCGGGACGCCGCGTGAACATCCCAAGCGCCCCGGCGTGTATGAACTTGATGTAAGGGAGCTTGACATTGTTCAACTTGCGCACGATTACCCAATCACACCCAAAGAGCATGGCATTGAGTTCCTCATGGATCACCGTCACTTGTGGCTTCGCTCGAAACGGCAACATGCCATTTTGCGCGTTCGGCACGAAGTGATTCGGGCAGTGCGGGATTTCCTCGACAACGACGGGTTCATCTTGGCCGACACACCGGTTTTGACACCTGCGGCTTGTGAGGGGACAACGACGCTTTTTGAGTTGGATTACTTTGACGATGGCAAAGCGTACCTCACGCAATCGGGGCAGCTTTACAACGAAGCTACGGCTGCGGCATTTGGCAAGGTGTATTGCTTCGGGCCGACGTTTCGGGCCGAGAAATCCAAGACGCGCCGCCATCTGACCGAGTTCTGGATGGTTGAGCCAGAGGTTGCCTACGCCACGCTCGACGACATGATGACGCTGGCCGAGCGGTTTCTCAGCTTTATCGTGGCGCGCGTTTTGGAGCGCCGAAAAGAAGAACTCAAGTTGCTGGAGCGCGACGTGACGAAGCTGGAAGCCGTCACCCCGCCATTTCCCCGGCTGGCTTACGACGAAGCCGTAAAGATGCTGCGCGCGGCCCATGCGGAAGGCGCGCTCGATCACGACTTTGAATGGGGCGGCGATTTCGGCGCTCCCGATGAAACCTATTTGGCGCAGCAGTTTGACCGCCCGGTGATCGTCCATCGCTATCCGGCGCAGGTCAAGGCGTTCTACATGGAAGAAGACCCGGAGCGTCCAGAGGTTGCGCTGTGCCTGGATGTCCTTGCGCCTGAAGGTTATGGGGAAATCATCGGCGGCGGGCAGCGCATGCAGTCTTATGACAAGCTCGTGCAACGTATCGCCGACCATAACCTGCCGCGCGAAGCGTTTGAGTGGTATCTCGATTTACGCAAATACGGCTCGGTTCCGCACGCCGGTTTCGGCATGGGGATCGAGCGGTGTGTGGCGTGGTTGTGCGGGCTGGAACACGTCCGCGAGACCATCCCTTTTCCGCGCATGCTGTACCGGCTACGGCCCTAGTCCAACCATCGTCCCGAAACACGACCATGATGAGGCATACGATCACCCTGTGCTGGCTCACGCTTGTCTTCACCGGCTGGTTTACCGGCGCGGCCGTGGCGCAAGCGCCGACCAAAGCAGCAGACGCACCACCGCGGACGCCAACCGAAACCGTCCAGGCTTTTTACAGCTTGCTTCGGGAGCGCCGATTTGCCGAAGCTTTTGAGCTTCACGTATGCGGGCCGGCCGTCGCGAAGTTGACAGCGCAGCAGATGGCCGACCTCGAGCCGGAGTTTCTCAAGCTGAGTGGCGGCATTCCAGAGAAGTTGATGACGAGTGGCGAGACCGTCACCGGCGAGGATGCGACCGTGTTTGTCGTCATTCCTTCGGGTATCGTCGCCAACGGCAAGCCACAGACGACGACGGCTCCAATCGGACTGATTCTGAGCGAAGGGCGCTGGCTGATCGGAGACCGTGAAACCCAGGCGCTGGCCGTGGCGCATGGCGGCAACTTCTTCAAGCTCAGTGAGGAAGGCGTCTTTCTCACCATGGCCCAGAACGAAGACGCAATAGCGCGGTTGGTGACGCAGTTGATCGAAATCGAGCAAGTGTTTGCGCGCAACAACCGCGGGCAATATGGCACGCTGCCAGAACTCATCGCGCAGCGCGGACAGTTTCGAGAAGGCATTGCCAAAATACTGGAACTGTTACAAACCGGGGAAATCGTCGGGCACACGATTGAAATCGTCGTCACGCCAGATCGTCGGGACTATGCCATTTACGTCATTCCGAAACGGCACAACTATGACGGCCGCTATTCGTTCTATGCGGATCGAAACGGCGTGCGTTACCGCAACTACGGCGGCGCGCGCATCGAGAAAGACACGCCCGGCAACAAAACCCTCAACTAACCGACCCCGCGACGAACCCGCGCCAGGAGTCCTCACATGAGCCAGGATGCCCATCACATTGAAACATTGGCCGTTCACGCCGGTCGAACGCCTGATCCGACCACCGGGGCCGTGATGCCACCCATTCACTTGGCAACCAACTACGAGCGCGACGCGACCGGCGCCTGCCCACGCGGATTTGAATACACCCGCGAGGGCAACCCAAACCGGCGCGCGCTGGAAACCAGCCTGGCGCTGCTCGAAGGTGGTGCGGCGGCCGCCTGCTTTGCTTCGGGCAACGCGGCGGCGGCGGCGGTGTTTCAGGCGCTGACGCCCGCGCAGCACGTCGTGATTGCGCAGGATACCTACTACGGCACGGCTGTCCTGCTGAAAGACATCTTTGCGGACTGGTCACTGGAGGCAACCTTTGTGGACGCCACCCAGCCCGAAGCCATAGCCGCCGCCATGCGAACCAACACGGCACTGGTCTGGGTCGAGACGCCCTCGAATCCGCTACTGTCGGTCGTGGATCTTCCGCGCGCAGCCGAGATAGCCCATGCGCAGCAGGCACATCTGTTGGTCGAAAATACGCTGGGGACGCCGATTTTGCAGCGTCCGTTCGACTTCGGGGCCGACCTAGTCGTGCATTCAACGACGAAGTTTCTCGGCGGACACAGCGACCTTCTTGGGGGCGTCGTCATCACGAAGCGCCAAGATGCGTTTTTTGAACGAATTCGGCGGGTGCAAGTTGTGGGCGGAGCTGTTCCATCCCCATTTGACTGCTGGCTGTTGCAGCGCAGTTTGAAAACCCTGCCCTGTCGTGTCCGAACCCAATCGGAAACGGCGCTCAAGGTGGCGCGCTTTCTGGCAACGCATAAGCGCGTCGAGCGGGTGCTGTATCCCGGCTTGCCGGAACATCCGGGTTACTTGACGGCCAAACGGCAGATGAGTGGCTTTGGCGGCGTGCTGTCCTTCACGCTCAAGGAAGGGGATGCCGCCGCGAAGGCGCTACCGGCGCGGACGCGCATCTTTACCCACGCCACGAGCATTGGCGGCGTTGAAAGTCTGATTGAGCATCGGGCATCGGCCGAAGGCCCCGGCACGCGCGCGCCGCAAAACCTGGTTCGGTTGTCCATTGGCTTGGAACACCCGGATGATCTCATCGCCGACCTTGCGCAAGCCTTGGGAGACGTTCCCCACGCCGAGCCGAAGCCGGTATTTCCCGGCGGACGGCTGCTCCGTTCCCCAAAGGAACTGTGAAACCCAGGTGAGGTTGCAGGGGCAGACCACCGGTTACTTGTCCAGCAGCGCGACTTGAAGGCCTAGCTTGAGTTGGTGGGCAATGGCTTCCAGAAGTGTTTTCTTGTCTTTGGTACTACAGTGGGTCATCACGTAGTATCCCCCGCGCGCTCGCTGCGATGATCCATACTTTTTGTCTTTTTCCGTAGCGACAAGGGGAACCTTGCACACCTGAAGCCCAAGCTCTTTCACCTTGTCAGCGCCTATTTTCTCGATTGCTCTGACAAATGACTCGGCTGCTTCGGGGCCGTCAAAGCAGGTTCCATCGGGAAACGTGATGGAGAGTCGGCGATGAGGGGCTTTGGATGGCTTGCCTTGGGCGTGATTTTGACGGGCACGCTGGCGCAGCGCTTGGTCGAAATCTCGAAGCCATTCTTTCTTGAGTTGTTCGACCTTCTTCTGAAACGCTACAAGGGATTTGCAAAGACGGCTAAGTTTTTCGACCTGCTCGAAATTCTTCTGATCCGAGGCCAGCTTGATTTCGCCAGTGAGATCGCCGATGGCGCTATCCACTTCCTCGGACATCAATTCAAAAGCCGCCAAGATGCCTCTTGGCACGTCTGGTTTTTCTGTCATCTTGGATCAGGCAGGTCATGAGAACCATTACCGAGCGGTGCTGGCCGTCCGTGCGGCGGCGCTTTCCGTCACCACGGCGTCTTCGCACAGCGACGGTGACATTTCCGAACCCAGCGCCAACGGCAAAGCCCCGCCGCTATCAGCGGCGACCATCGAGATGATTTCTTCCTGGAGCGTTCGTAGGCTATGCGGCGAACCCCGCTCCAGAATGGCGAAGAACAACAGTCCGCGCTTCTGCGTGTAGAGAATTCCGGCCAGGGCGCTCGTGGATGAAAGCGTTCCGGTTTTGCCGATGACCGTGCCCACCAAGTCAGGACTGGTGAAGCGCCGGTGCAGCGTGCCGGTGTCTATTCCGGCAATGGGCAGCAGTTCGCCCAGTGAAAGCTTTCGCTTTTCGAGCCAGTTCACCGCGTAGCGCATGACTTTGACCGTGGCACGTGGCGTGACGGCGTTTTGGCCAAGCCCGGAGGTGGTTTGCAGATAGACTTCCTGCGGAGCAAGACCGACTTTCTCGATGAGGTACTGCCGCACGCCCGCCGGGCCGCCGACGCGCGCGCCGACAACGTGCGTCATTTCATTGTTGCTGTAGGCATTGATGGACTTGAGAATCTTCAGCAACGGCGAGGAACGATACTCTATCAACGGATAACGTGGCGTCGTGTAGTCATCCACGATGGCGTTGCCGGGCGAGATGGTGATGCCCTGATAGGTCGGCAGGTGGCTGAAGGCCTTGACGCCGCGCACGGCGTTCCAGACGGCCTCGGTTTTGGGTGTCCAGCGTGTCCGGTCGAGCGTGGAAAGAATTTCACGTCCGATCACCACCGGCTGCGACCGCATGTTGAGCAGGACACCGGCGCCAATCCGAATGTTGCCCTGGATGTTGCGGACACCCATTTCACGCAGCCGCTCCCCGATGAGGAACAAGCTTTCCGTGGCAAATGACGGATCGTATTCACCACTGATGACCAGATCGCCCATCAGCGTCCCGGTGTTCCAGTCCATCGTGCCGGTGTAGCCAACTCGGGTTGGATAGCGATAGTTCACGCCCAGGGCTTCGAGCGCCGCCAGTGAGGTCATGACCTTGGTGACCGACGCCGGGTTGTACATCATTCCGTCATTGAGGCTCAGCACCGGCGAGCCATCGAGTGCCTCGAAATAGATGCCGTGCGACTGCACCGAGCGGGAAAAGCTCAGTAACCGTGCCGTCACCATGTCCGGCAACGTCAACGGACCCGGCAATGGTTGAACCTCCTCGACCGGCGCCGCCGGGCCGCTCACCTGACCACGCGCCGCGTGCATGGCTGGGGCTGGCCGCAAGTCATCATTGGAGATGACACGCGGGCGCTGTTGCGCCACCAGGGGGGCGGTGAGTAAGCAGCAGGCGCTCCATACGGCGAGCGTCATCCGAATCGGGTACTTCATGGTGAAGCGCTCCTCTCGAGGCATGAGTTTGAGAGTGATGTGAAGACGGTTGTTCCCTGGGTTGCCGCTTGGCAAGCGCGTTTTATGTTAGCGCTGTGTGCCGCCGACTGTCATCTCCGAAATTTTGATGGTTGGCATCCCAACGCCGACCGGTACGCTTTGGCCGTCTTTGCCACAGGTGCCAACCCCTAAATCAAGTTCCAGGTCGCACCCAACGGCCGTAACCTTGGTCAAGGCTTCCGGTCCGTGACCGATGAGCGTCGCATCCTTGACCGGTGCTGTGATGCGGCCGTCTTCAATCAGGTAGGCTTCGCTGGCCGAGAAAACAAACTTGCCACTGGTGATGTCCACCTGACCACCGCCAAACTGCACCGCGTAAAGCCCACGCTTCACACTGCGCACGATGTCTTCCGGCGCTTCCGTCCCGGCCAGCATGTAGGTGTTCGTCATGCGGGGCATCGGAATATGGCGATAGCTTTCGCGCCGTCCGTTGCCGGTGCGCGGCACGCCCAGGAGCCGGGCGTTGAGGTAATCGTTGATATAGCCGCGCAGGATGCCCTTTTCAATCAGCACGGTGCGGGAAGTCGGATGACCTTCGTCGTCCACGTTGAGCGAGCCACGCCTGCCGGGCAGTGTCCCGTCGTCCACAATCGTACATGCCTCGCTGGCGACACGCTGCCCGATGAGGTCTGAGAAAGCCGACGTTTTCTTGCGGTTGAAGTCGGCTTCCAGCCCGTGGCCGATGGCTTCGTGCAGCAGGATGCCGGGCCAGCCGTGGCCAAGCACGACTTCCATCGGGCCGGCCGGCGCGTCCACGGCGTCGAACTGCAAGATGGCCAGCCGGACGGCTTCGCGTGCCAGAGCCTCCGGCCCTAGCTCTCCTTCGGTGAACATCCCGAAGCCCCGTCTTCCGCCGCCCCCGGCGCGACCGGCGCGCAGGTCGCCGTCCTGGTCGGCAATGCACATCACGCCAATGCGCGCCAGCGGCTGCATATCACCGGTCAGGACGCCGTCGCTGGTGGCGACCATGACGGCTTTCCACTCGTCGGCCAGGCTGACCTGAACTTTTTGAATTCGGCGGTCGGCCGCGTAGCAGCGTTCATCAATGTCTCTCAGCAGCTCGATTTTGCGTTCGATGGAAACCTCGCCGACAGGTTCCACGGGCGGATACAGGTCATGCGCCGCAGCGCGCGCCGTCACGGCAACCGGACTGGCCGACTTCGCCGCGTCACGGGCAATGCACGCTGCCGTCCGCGCCGCCTGGCGGATGCTCTCCCGCGAAATGTCATCCGTGTAAGCGTAGCCGGTCTTTTCACCGACGATGACGCGCACGCCAACCCCCTGCGCGACCGACCGGTTCGCTGCCTTGATCAGGTGTTCTTCAAGATTGAGTGAGTTGGTGCGGCAGTATTCAAAGTACAGATCGGCGTAATCGCCGCCGTCCGCCAG
It contains:
- the asnS gene encoding asparagine--tRNA ligase, yielding MNHVRIADLAACLGQEITIKGWLYNARSSGKLLFLEVRDGSGIVQAVVAKNAVSEEVWNQAAALTQESSVMVTGTPREHPKRPGVYELDVRELDIVQLAHDYPITPKEHGIEFLMDHRHLWLRSKRQHAILRVRHEVIRAVRDFLDNDGFILADTPVLTPAACEGTTTLFELDYFDDGKAYLTQSGQLYNEATAAAFGKVYCFGPTFRAEKSKTRRHLTEFWMVEPEVAYATLDDMMTLAERFLSFIVARVLERRKEELKLLERDVTKLEAVTPPFPRLAYDEAVKMLRAAHAEGALDHDFEWGGDFGAPDETYLAQQFDRPVIVHRYPAQVKAFYMEEDPERPEVALCLDVLAPEGYGEIIGGGQRMQSYDKLVQRIADHNLPREAFEWYLDLRKYGSVPHAGFGMGIERCVAWLCGLEHVRETIPFPRMLYRLRP
- a CDS encoding D-alanyl-D-alanine carboxypeptidase: MKYPIRMTLAVWSACCLLTAPLVAQQRPRVISNDDLRPAPAMHAARGQVSGPAAPVEEVQPLPGPLTLPDMVTARLLSFSRSVQSHGIYFEALDGSPVLSLNDGMMYNPASVTKVMTSLAALEALGVNYRYPTRVGYTGTMDWNTGTLMGDLVISGEYDPSFATESLFLIGERLREMGVRNIQGNIRIGAGVLLNMRSQPVVIGREILSTLDRTRWTPKTEAVWNAVRGVKAFSHLPTYQGITISPGNAIVDDYTTPRYPLIEYRSSPLLKILKSINAYSNNEMTHVVGARVGGPAGVRQYLIEKVGLAPQEVYLQTTSGLGQNAVTPRATVKVMRYAVNWLEKRKLSLGELLPIAGIDTGTLHRRFTSPDLVGTVIGKTGTLSSTSALAGILYTQKRGLLFFAILERGSPHSLRTLQEEIISMVAADSGGALPLALGSEMSPSLCEDAVVTESAAARTASTAR
- the tldD gene encoding metalloprotease TldD → MTTDAIAFFLNRYGLTTDDLNTLLGEALADGGDYADLYFEYCRTNSLNLEEHLIKAANRSVAQGVGVRVIVGEKTGYAYTDDISRESIRQAARTAACIARDAAKSASPVAVTARAAAHDLYPPVEPVGEVSIERKIELLRDIDERCYAADRRIQKVQVSLADEWKAVMVATSDGVLTGDMQPLARIGVMCIADQDGDLRAGRAGGGGRRGFGMFTEGELGPEALAREAVRLAILQFDAVDAPAGPMEVVLGHGWPGILLHEAIGHGLEADFNRKKTSAFSDLIGQRVASEACTIVDDGTLPGRRGSLNVDDEGHPTSRTVLIEKGILRGYINDYLNARLLGVPRTGNGRRESYRHIPMPRMTNTYMLAGTEAPEDIVRSVKRGLYAVQFGGGQVDITSGKFVFSASEAYLIEDGRITAPVKDATLIGHGPEALTKVTAVGCDLELDLGVGTCGKDGQSVPVGVGMPTIKISEMTVGGTQR
- a CDS encoding trans-sulfuration enzyme family protein, whose translation is MSQDAHHIETLAVHAGRTPDPTTGAVMPPIHLATNYERDATGACPRGFEYTREGNPNRRALETSLALLEGGAAAACFASGNAAAAAVFQALTPAQHVVIAQDTYYGTAVLLKDIFADWSLEATFVDATQPEAIAAAMRTNTALVWVETPSNPLLSVVDLPRAAEIAHAQQAHLLVENTLGTPILQRPFDFGADLVVHSTTKFLGGHSDLLGGVVITKRQDAFFERIRRVQVVGGAVPSPFDCWLLQRSLKTLPCRVRTQSETALKVARFLATHKRVERVLYPGLPEHPGYLTAKRQMSGFGGVLSFTLKEGDAAAKALPARTRIFTHATSIGGVESLIEHRASAEGPGTRAPQNLVRLSIGLEHPDDLIADLAQALGDVPHAEPKPVFPGGRLLRSPKEL